In Armatimonadota bacterium, the DNA window GGCGCGACTGAACCACTGCCTGGGCAGGCATGAGGGCACGACTGAACCGCGCCTCGGGCGGGCATGAAGGTATGGTGACCACTCGCCTCCTCCGCCGCACGACCTACGGGGTGCCAAGGCCGCGCCCGCAGCGCTCGGGGGGCGCCATACTGGCCTGGACAACGGTCCTGCTGGTCCTCGCTGGGGTGGCCCTGGTCCTGCGGGTAATTCGCTGGGCGGATCGCAACCTCTAGCCGTCAGGAGGCCTCTCCGGCCCCTAGCGTCGCAAGTAGGTATCAGTCCGGTCAATCCAATCCTGCCGCGGCGGGCTGAAGAAGTCCATCTCCACCGTATCCTCCAGGAACTCGGCGCCGTGCGGCAGGTTTCCCGGAATCAGCAGGACCTCGCCCGCCCGCAGCAGCAGCTCGCCGTCGGGCAGGGTGAAGCGCATCAGCCCGGA includes these proteins:
- a CDS encoding cupin domain-containing protein — encoded protein: MASVVHRRLLDLEAEQVTPQMTRRLLWGERLMAAYMEFKRGATVPVHQHQNEQLTYCLSGLMRFTLPDGELLLRAGEVLLIPGNLPHGAEFLEDTVEMDFFSPPRQDWIDRTDTYLRR